One genomic window of Arachis hypogaea cultivar Tifrunner chromosome 8, arahy.Tifrunner.gnm2.J5K5, whole genome shotgun sequence includes the following:
- the LOC112706602 gene encoding protein FAR1-RELATED SEQUENCE 6 isoform X1 yields the protein MELGIDGSINGETIAHATIGEVSSSFVDEDKIASCSFDPAYKQDQDGNITQDSSGGDTIPSAIPAVSVVSADEPYVGQEFDSEATAHAFYNAYATRVGFVIRVSKLSRSRRDGSAIGRALVCNKEGYRMPDKREKIVRQRAETRVGCRAMILVRKVSSGKWVVTKFVKEHTHPLTPGKGRRDCIYEQYPNEHDKIRELSQQLAIEKKRCAAYKRQLELLFEHIEEHNNSLSKKIQHIVGNVKEIEAEEQQRHR from the exons A TGGAGCTCGGGATTGATGGCTCCATTAATGGTGAGACAATAGCACATGCTACCATAGGAGAAGTTAGCAGTAGCTTTGTTGATGAAGATAAAATTGCTAGCTGTTCCTTTGATCCAGCTTACAAACAAGATCAAGATGGTAATATAACACAAGATTCTTCTGGAGGGGACACAATCCCCTCAGCAATTCCTGCTGTATCGGTTGTGTCAGCTGATGAGCCATACGTGGGTCAGGAGTTTGATTCGGAAGCAACAGCGCATGCATTTTATAATGCATATGCCACGCGTGTTGGATTTGTCATACGTGTAAGTAAGCTCTCACGGTCAAGGCGTGATGGTTCTGCAATTGGACGTGCTCTTGTTTGCAACAAAGAGGGTTACAGAATGCCCGATAAGCGTGAAAAAATTGTAAGGCAAAGGGCAGAGACAAGGGTTGGTTGCAGGGCAATGATTTTGGTGAGGAAAGTTAGTTCCGGTAAATGGGTTGTCACAAAGTTTGTAAAGGAGCACACACACCCTTTGACACCTGGAAAAGGCAGAAGGGATTGCATTTATGAACAATATCCG AATGAACATGATAAAATTCGAGAACTATCTCAGCAATTGGCTATAGAGAAAAAACGGTGTGCAGCTTATAAAAGGCAACTTGAATTGTTATTTGAACACATTGAGGAGCATAATAATAGTCTTTCAAAGAAAATACAGCACATAGTAGGCAATGTGAAGGAGATTGAAGCTGAAGAACAACAGCGTCATAGATAG
- the LOC112706604 gene encoding calmodulin-like protein 3, translating to MPAILLLYNILNSFLISLIPKKLRPFFPFSWFPHQTNNTSSSSSSSSSSPRRASRAIIITKTRIMDPNELRRVFQMFDRNGDGRISRSELTVSLENLGIFIPDKELAQMIDKIDANGDGFVDVEEFGELYESIMVERGDEEEDMKEAFNVFDQNGDGFISVEELRAVLSSLGLKQGRTDEDCKKMIMKVDADGDGMVNYGEFKQMMKGGGFSALS from the coding sequence ATGCCAGCTATTTTGCTTCTATACAACATTCTAAATTcattccttatttctctcattcCAAAGAAGCTAAgacccttctttcccttctcttgGTTCCCCCACCAAACAAAcaacacttcttcttcttcttcttcctcctcttcatcacCAAGAAGGGCCAGCAGGGCCATTATCATCACCAAGACAAGAATAATGGACCCAAATGAGCTCAGGCGAGTCTTCCAGATGTTCGACCGGAATGGAGACGGGAGAATCTCCAGGAGCGAGTTGACAGTCTCCCTGGAGAATCTCGGGATCTTCATTCCGGACAAGGAACTAGCTCAGATGATCGACAAGATTGATGCCAATGGGGATGGATTTGTGGATGTTGAAGAGTTTGGGGAGCTGTACGAGTCTATAATGGTGGAACGTGGTGATGAGGAGGAAGACATGAAGGAAGCTTTCAACGTGTTTGACCAGAATGGAGATGGGTTCATCAGCGTGGAGGAGTTGAGGGCGGTCTTGTCTTCCTTGGGGCTCAAGCAAGGTAGAACCGATGAAGATTGCAAGAAGATGATAATGAAGGTGGACGCTGATGGTGATGGCATGGTTAACTATGGAGAATTCAAGCAAATGATGAAGGGTGGTGGATTCAGTGCTCTCAGTTAA
- the LOC112706603 gene encoding protein FAR1-RELATED SEQUENCE 5 isoform X2 yields the protein MELCAGEEEKFIEQSVADISADGEALEPFIGMEFNSREEARELYIAYGRRIGFTVRIHHNRRSRVNNQVIGQDFVCSKEGFRAKKYVHRKDRVLPPPPATREGCQAMIRLALRDGGKWVVTKFVKEHTHKLMSPSKVPWRGSGKHLDEKDKRIRELSLELYNERQKYKRRCAAYEEQLNNILNYLEKHTEHMSEKVADIVRSIREIEEEKADSDI from the exons ATGGAACTTTGTGCAGGTGAAGAGGAGAAGTTTATTGAACAATCTGTAGCAGATATTTCAGCAGATGGAGAAGCTTTAGAACCATTCATAGGCATGGAGTTCAATTCAAGAGAAGAGGCCAGAGAACTATACATTGCCTACGGTAGGCGGATAGGATTTACAGTACGAATACACCATAACCGTCGTTCACGAGTAAATAACCAGGTTATTGGTCAAGATTTTGTCTGCTCAAAAGAAGGCTTTCGTGCAAAAAAGTATGTGCACAGAAAAGACAGAGTGCTTCCTCCTCCACCAGCCACCCGAGAAGGCTGTCAGGCCATGATAAGGTTGGCTTTGCGGGATGGAGGGAAgtgggttgtcacaaaatttgtTAAGGAGCATACTCATAAGCTAATGAGTCCTAGTAAAGTTCCATGGCGAGGATCTGGGAAGCACTTG GATGAGAAAGATAAGAGGATCCGTGAACTATCGCTTGAGTTGTACAACGAAAGGCAAAAATACAAACGACGTTGCGCTGCATATGAAGAACAGTTAAATAATATCCTGAACTATTTGGAAAAGCACACAGAACACATGTCTGAAAAAGTTGCAGATATAGTCCGAAGTATAAGAGAGATTGAGGAGGAAAAAGCAGATTCAGATATCTGA
- the LOC112706603 gene encoding protein FAR1-RELATED SEQUENCE 5 isoform X1: protein MELCAGEEEKFIEQSVADISADGEALEPFIGMEFNSREEARELYIAYGRRIGFTVRIHHNRRSRVNNQVIGQDFVCSKEGFRAKKYVHRKDRVLPPPPATREGCQAMIRLALRDGGKWVVTKFVKEHTHKLMSPSKVPWRGSGKHLVSEDEKDKRIRELSLELYNERQKYKRRCAAYEEQLNNILNYLEKHTEHMSEKVADIVRSIREIEEEKADSDI from the exons ATGGAACTTTGTGCAGGTGAAGAGGAGAAGTTTATTGAACAATCTGTAGCAGATATTTCAGCAGATGGAGAAGCTTTAGAACCATTCATAGGCATGGAGTTCAATTCAAGAGAAGAGGCCAGAGAACTATACATTGCCTACGGTAGGCGGATAGGATTTACAGTACGAATACACCATAACCGTCGTTCACGAGTAAATAACCAGGTTATTGGTCAAGATTTTGTCTGCTCAAAAGAAGGCTTTCGTGCAAAAAAGTATGTGCACAGAAAAGACAGAGTGCTTCCTCCTCCACCAGCCACCCGAGAAGGCTGTCAGGCCATGATAAGGTTGGCTTTGCGGGATGGAGGGAAgtgggttgtcacaaaatttgtTAAGGAGCATACTCATAAGCTAATGAGTCCTAGTAAAGTTCCATGGCGAGGATCTGGGAAGCACTTGGTGAGTGAG GATGAGAAAGATAAGAGGATCCGTGAACTATCGCTTGAGTTGTACAACGAAAGGCAAAAATACAAACGACGTTGCGCTGCATATGAAGAACAGTTAAATAATATCCTGAACTATTTGGAAAAGCACACAGAACACATGTCTGAAAAAGTTGCAGATATAGTCCGAAGTATAAGAGAGATTGAGGAGGAAAAAGCAGATTCAGATATCTGA
- the LOC112706605 gene encoding uncharacterized protein, producing MASTYGNNHRHLLQLVLSCRNITAQVKNTSTSSIIAMASSSEQEFVARYRANLNRYPRSHRFWDGKVASRVGEKLGLRLREIGVTGVQIDPCEEYSRPVHYRIMVSPLFDSIKRAGVEVSGVDQFSQVPPPPPSSCVDR from the exons ATGGCGAGTACGTACGGTAACAACCACCGCCACCTGCTGCAGCTGGTGCTGTCGTGCCGGAACATCACGGCGCAGGTGAAAAACACCTCCACCTCTTCCATCAtagccatggcttcttcttccgAGCAGGAATTCGTGGCTCGTTACCGCGCGAACCTCAACCGCTACCCGAGATCGCATCGTTTCTGGGACGGCAAGGTGGCTTCCCGCGTTGGCGAGAAGCTAGGGCTCCGCCTCCGAGAAATCGGCGTCACTGGCGTCCAAATCGATCCCTGTGAGGAGTACTCACGCCCCGTCCATTATCGGATCATGGTTTCTCCCTTGTTCGATTCAATCAAACGCGCCGGCGTCGAGGTCTCCGGCGTTGACCAATTCAGCCAGgtgcctcctcctcctccttcctcCTGCGTGGACCG GTAG
- the LOC112706606 gene encoding protein SEMI-ROLLED LEAF 2, whose amino-acid sequence MGVMSRRVLPVCGNLCVFCPSLRPRSRQPVKRYKKLIADIFPRNQVPEPNDRKIGKLCDYISRNPLRIPKITDNLEQRFYKDLRNENLASVNVVLCIYKKLLSSCKEQTPLFANSLLGIIRTLLEQTQADELRILGCNTLVGFIDCQTDGTYMFNLEGFIPKLCQMAQEVGDDDRALLLRSAGLQALSCMVQFMGEHSHLSMDLDKIISVVLENYMDLQSTSNVAAVEKLDLQSQNQLAQGFPKEADGGHSLPDISTKNSSSLTRTEMESKLDTTKDPTYWSKLCLYNMAKLAKEATTVRRVLEPLFHNFDIENHWSSQKGVASSVLTYLQTLLAESGDNSHLLLSILVKHLDHKNVAKQPILQIDIINTTTHLAQNVKPQSSVAIIGAISDLIKHLRKCLQSSAESSSVGSDAYKLNIELQSAIERCILQLSNKVGDVGPILDLMAVVLENISTSTLIARTTISAVYQTAKLISSVPNVSYQKKAFPDALFHQLLVAMAHPDRETQIGAHSVFSMVLMPSMVSPWLDQKTKMAMKVQSNSFHIQHDSFSEAEHLNGKLLEGNTVAGVTGDKNAVHPYRGYSFTRALTDGKEDLGSLRLSSHQVSLLLSSIWVQATSVENGPANFEAMAHTFSISLLFTRSKASNYRVLARCFQLAFSLRSISLDQEGGLQPTRRRSLFTLASYMLMFSARAGNFPDLIPKVKSSLTEATVDPFLKLVDDIRLQAVCIESEKTIYGSQEDEIAAINSLSAVESDDEQLKETVISYFMIKFSKLSKDELSNIKTQILQGFSVDEAYPSGPSLFMETPGQFSPRDQIEFPDFDEIETSKFSIGEESGPEPSGSQSDRRTSLSTNTTDVLSVNQLLESVTETARQVASFSISSNPLPYDQMKDQCEALVNGKQEKMSVLQSFKHRSDVKAIVLPSERGVEVPPLPTKVQKLLQDDLKLVSQEQSISQDQVLVQQNSLRLPPSSPYDKFLRAAGC is encoded by the exons ATGGGGGTTATGTCCAGACGGGTTTTACCCGTCTGTGGTAACCTCTGTGTCTTTTGCCCTTCACTACGCCCAAGATCAAGACAACCGGTCAAGCGTTACAAGAAGTTGATTGCTGATATCTTCCCACGGAATCAG GTTCCTGAACCGAATGATAGAAAAATTGGGAAGCTGTGTGATTATATTTCTAGGAACCCGTTGAGAATTCCCAAG ATTACTGATAACTTGGAGCAAAGATTTTACAAGGATTTACGTAATGAAAACTTGGCTTCAGTGAACGTTGTCTTGTGTATATATAAGAAATTGTTATCATCGTGTAAGGAGCAGAC GCCACTTTTTGCTAATAGTTTATTAGGGATCATTCGGACTCTTCTAGAGCAAACTCAGGCAGATGAACTGCGGATCTTAGGCTGCAATACTCTTGTTGGGTTTATAGATTGCCAG ACAGATGGTACATATATGTTCAACTTAGAAGGTTTTATCCCAAAACTATGTCAAATGGCTCAAGAAGTGGGAGATGATGATCGAGCTCTGCTTCTACGCTCTGCTGGATTGCAAGCTCTATCCTGCATG gTGCAGTTCATGGGTGAGCACTCACATCTTTCCATGGATCTTGACAAA ATTATATCAGTGGTTTTGGAGAATTACATGGATCTCCAATCTACGTCCAATGTTGCTGCCGTAGAGAAACTTGATTTACAATCTCAGAATCAGTTGGCTCAAGGATTTCCTAAAGAAGCAGATGGTGGACATTCTTTACCAGATATCTCTACAAAGAATTCTTCCTCGTTGACAAGAACTGAGATGGAGTCTAAGTT GGACACCACTAAGGATCCTACGTATTGGTCAAAGCTTTGCTTGTATAATATGGCCAAATTGGCAAAGGAAGCTACAACTGTGCGGCGTGTCCTTGAACCACTTTTTCAtaattttgatattgaaaatCACTGGTCTTCCCAAAAGGGTGTTGCATCTTCTGTTTTGACGTATTTACAAACCCTTCTAGCAGAATCAG GCGATAACTCTCATCTTTTGTTGTCCATCTTGGTCAAGCACTTGGATCATAAGAATGTTGCCAAGCAACCTATCCTACAAATTGATATAATTAACACCACCACTCACCTCGCACAAAATGTGAAGCCGCAGTCCTCAGTTGCAATCATTGGTGCAATATCTGACCTCATTAAACATTTAAGGAAATGCCTGCAAAGTTCAGCTGAGTCTTCGAGCGTTGGGAGTGATGCATATAAGTTAAATATTGAACTTCAGTCTGCTATAGAAAGGTGTATATTACAACTTTCAAACAAG GTTGGGGATGTAGGACCCATTCTTGATTTGATGGCTGTGGTTTTAGAGAATATTTCTACTTCTACCCTCATAGCCAGAACAACAATCTCTGCTGTCTATCAAACCGCAAAATTAATCAGTTCTGTCCCTAATGTGTCATATCAGAAGAAG GCTTTCCCTGATGCCTTGTTCCATCAATTGCTTGTGGCCATGGCTCATCCGGACCGTGAAACACAAATTGGAGCACATAGTGTCTTCTCTATGGTGCTTATGCCATCAATGGTTTCTCCTTGGTTGGACCAGAAAACAAAGATGGCTATGAAGGTACAGAGTAATAGCTTCCACATTCAGCATGATAGTTTCTCTGAAGCAGAACACTTAAATGGGAAACTGCTAGAAGGAAACACGGTTGCAGGAGTTACTGGGGATAAAAATGCTGTTCATCCATATCGTGGTTATAGCTTTACTCGTGCACTAACTGATGGAAAAGAG GATTTAGGTTCTCTTAGATTGAGCAGTCACCAAGTGAGTCTGTTGCTTTCTTCCATCTGGGTTCAGGCAACCTCTGTAGAAAATGGCCCTGCAAATTTTGAGGCAATGGCACACACTTTTAGCATCTCTTTATTGTTTACTCGTTCTAAG GCATCCAATTACAGGGTTTTGGCTAGATGTTTCCAATTAGCGTTCTCCCTTCGAAGCATCTCTTTGGACCAAGAAG GAGGCTTGCAACCAACTCGCAGGAGGTCCCTTTTTACCTTGGCTTCATACATGCTTATGTTCTCTGCCAGGGCAGGCAATTTCCCTGATTTAATTCCGAAAGTTAAATCATCCCTGACAGAGGCTACA GTAGATCCTTTTCTCAAATTGGTTGATGATATCAGACTGCAAGCTGTTTGTATAGAATCAGAAAAGACCATTTATGGGTCACAAGAAGATGAAATTGCCGCTATAAACTCACTTTCAGCTGTAGAATCGGATGACGAGCAGTTGAAAGAGACTGTGATATCATACTTTATGATTAAATTCTCAAAATTGTCCAAG GATGAGTTGTCCAACATAAAGACACAAATTCTACAGGGATTTTCCGTTGATGAGGCATATCCTTCAGGACCTTCACTGTTTATGGAGACACCAGGGCAATTTTCTCCACGTGATCAGATTGAGTTCCCCGATTTTGACGag ATAGAGACTTCAAAGTTTTCGATTGGTGAAGAGTCTGGGCCTGAACCAAGCGGAAGTCAGTCTGATCGCAGAACATCACTCTCAACCAATACTACTGATGTTCTAAGTGTTAACCAACTATTAGAATCG GTTACCGAAACCGCACGGCAAGTTGCCAGTTTTTCCATTTCCTCAAATCCTTTACCCTATGACCAAATGAAGGACCAGTGCGAAGCGCTTGTAAATGGGAAACAAGAGAAGATGTCTGTTCTTCAGAGTTTCAAGCATCGATCAGATGTCAAGGCCATAGTTCTTCCAAGTGAACGGGGAGTAGAAGTTCCCCCTCTACCAACTAAG GTGCAGAAACTTTTACAAGATGATTTGAAGTTAGTGAGCCAGGAGCAATCTATTTCACAGGATCAAGTTCTAGTGCAGCAAAATTCTCTGAGACTACCACCTTCAAGCCCTTATGATAAATTCCTGAGAGCTGCGGGATGCTAA
- the LOC112706607 gene encoding ATPase family AAA domain-containing protein At1g05910, with protein sequence MNNSFNQHKMMCYKRKRALKTTSTPGREGLRPSHLTRATVGQQLISESDDKQELAEEKKIGKDETENGNVDGENEIDEDVEDVGNEDGDDEGGKEEQVGRRRYDLRNRPDVRRSSMAECKIQPRSPQRVLHQGMGTKVKKGVKKGGSRVQKRCWLRPAYSDDSRIVDELNQYPAIPWGHGDSRPCQPWLFGGLDMHGITTWGLNVAASGWVHEEDAFSTSVTGVQTAGPSSKGGADIQPLQVVDSASFDDIGGLSEYIDALKEMIFFPLLYPEFFASYHITPPRGVLLCGPPGTGKTLIARALACAASKAGQKVSFYMRKGADVLSKWVGEAERQLKLLFEEAQKNQPSIIFFDEIDGLAPVRSSKQEQIHNSIVSTLLALMDGLDSRGQVVLIGATNRIDAVDGALRRPGRFDREFKFPLPGCKARSEILDIHTRKWKHAPSNELRMELASSCVGYCGADLKTLCTEAAICAFREKYPQVYTSDDQFLIDVDSVKVEKYHFTEAMSTITPAAHRGAIVHSRPLSLVVRPCLRRHLEAAMGIVSDIFLPVSVASEFIKQSTHSFGRAIPLVYRPRLLLCGSEGTGLDHLGPAVLHELEKFPVFSLGISVLVSDSSAITPEEALIHIFNEARRTIPSILYLPQFDVWWETAHEQLRAVLRTLLEELPSDLPILLFGTSSVQLAEVKEVPISVFPHDSVYQLNIPSAEDRMLFFNDLVEAVLSVFSGIMNKKPLDTGCFSELPKAPKLASGPKASELKAKVEAEQHALRRLRMCLRDVCNKILYDKRYNLFHYPVSDKDSPNYHSIIQNPMDMVTMLQRVDNGWYITRSAFLQDIDLIVSNAKVYNGEDYNGARIVSRACQLRDVVHGMISQMDPALVAYCDKIAAQGGPVHLSNELRGSTFPATPVVQLGTATRLSARLHNVEPEVSVDQSYEALKHTKKSSDVARGAKDKSGQEPLPSKSQTQSTDENLHGTGTNESVHGSSLEDATISDTELSTRLQSIKQIFVERSDGYSIPQLEQLYSRIMKRVSQTKLDCKTSAVSFLLNFVEDGANF encoded by the exons ATGAACAATAGTTTCAATCAGCACAAGATGATGTGTTATAAGCGCAAAAGAGCTCTGAAGACTACATCGACCCCTGGACGTGAAGGTCTAAGACCTAGCCATTTGACAAGGGCTACTGTAGGGCAACAATTGATTTCGGAATCAGATGATAAACAGGAACTTGCAGAAGAGAAGAAGATTGGGAAAGATGAAACAGAAAATGGAAATGTTGATGGTGAGAATGAGATTGATGAAGATGTTGAGGATGTAGGAaatgaagatggtgatgatgaaggTGGCAAAGAAGAGCAGGTTGGGAGAAGACGTTACGATCTTCGGAATCGTCCAGATGTCCGCAGGTCCTCCATGGCAGAATGTAAGATCCAACCAAGATCTCCACAAAGAGTGCTACATCAAGGCATGGGCACTAAGGTTAAAAAGGGTGTAAAGAAGGGTGGATCACGAGTGCAGAAGCGTTGTTGGTTAAGGCCTGCATATTCTGATGATTCCCGTATTGTGGATGAGCTGAACCAATATCCTGCTATTCCATGGGGTCATGGGGACAGCAGACCTTGCCAACCATGGCTTTTTGGAGGATTAGACATGCATGGGATAACAACTTGGGGATTAAATGTTGCTGCCTCAGGTTGGGTTCATGAAGAAGATGCTTTTTCCACCTCGGTAACTGGGGTTCAAACTGCTGGACCAAGCTCTAAGGGTGGGGCAGATATCCAACCTTTGCAGGTCGTCGATAGTGCCAGTTTTGATGACATAGGGGGGCTCTCTGAGTACATTGATGCTTTGAAGGAAATGATTTTCTTTCCCTTGTTGTATCCCGAATTCTTTGCAAGTTATCATATCACACCACCTAGGGGGGTGTTGTTATGTGGCCCCCCTGGCACAGGCAAAACTTTGATTGCAAGAGCTCTGGCTTGTGCTGCTTCAAAAGCTGGCCAGAAGGTCAGCTTTTACATGCGCAAAGGAGCAGATGTGCTAAGCAAATGGGTTGGTGAGGCTGAAAGACAACTGAAACTACTTTTTGAAGAAGCTCAAAAGAACCAACCTTCTATCATATTCTTTGATGAAATAGATGGACTTGCACCTGTGAGGTCTAGCAAGCAAGAGCAGATTCATAATTCCATTGTTTCCACCTTGCTAGCTTTGATGGACGGTCTTGATTCTCGTGGACAAGTTGTTCTGATTGGAGCCACCAACAGGATTGATGCCGTTGATGGAGCCTTGCGGCGCCCTGGTAGATTTGATCGGGAATTTAAGTTTCCATTGCCTGGTTGTAAGGCACGTTCTGAAATATTAGACATCCACACACGCAAGTGGAAACATGCTCCTTCAAATGAACTGAGAATGGAACTTGCATCTAGTTGTGTAGGATATTGTGGTGCCGACCTAAAGACCCTCTGTACTGAAGCTGCTATTTGTGCATTTCGTGAAAAATATCCACAAGTCTATACTAGTGATGACCAATTTCTCATAGATGTTGATTCAGTCAAGGTTGAAAAGTATCACTTTACTGAAGCTATGTCAACAATTACTCCTGCTGCTCATAGGGGTGCAATTGTGCACTCTAGGCCATTGTCTCTAGTTGTTCGACCATGTCTTCGCAGGCATCTAGAGGCAGCCATGGGTATTGTATCTGATATTTTCCTTCCAGTTTCAGTTGCATCAGAATTTATTAAACAATCAACGCATTCCTTTGGGCGCGCAATTCCACTTGTGTATCGACCTAGACTTCTACTTTGTGGAAGTGAAGGTACTGGGCTG GATCATCTTGGGCCTGCAGTTTTACATGAACTGGAAAAGTTTCCTGTTTTTTCATTAGGTATTTCAGTTCTTGTATCAGATTCAAGTGCAATAACACCAGAGGAGGCATTGATTCATATATTTAATGAAGCTAGACGAACAATACCATCAATTCTCTATTTACCACAGTTTGATGTGTGGTGGGAAACT GCACATGAACAGCTCCGGGCTGTTCTCCGAACCTTACTAGAAGAATTGCCATCTGACTTGCCTATATTACTGTTTGGAACATCATCAGTCCAGCTTGCTGAAGTTAAAGAAGTGCCTATTTCAGTTTTCCCTCATGATTCAGT TTATCAACTGAACATACCATCAGCCGAAGATAGGATGCTGTTTTTTAATGATTTAGTGGAAGCTGTTTTGTCGGTCTTTTCTGGGATAATGAACAAGAAACCCCTGGACACAGGATGCTTTTCTGAACTTCCCAAGGCACCTAAACTAGCAAGTGGTCCAAAGGCATCCGAACTTAAAGCAAAGGTGGAAGCTGAGCAACATGCACTCCGCAGATTGCGGATGTGCCTTAGAGATGTTTGTAACAA GATATTATATGACAAGCGATATAATCTCTTCCATTATCCAGTCTCAGACAAAGATTCTCCTAATTATCACTCAATTATCCAGAACCCGATGGACATGGTAACCATGTTACAGCGTGTTGATAATGGCTGGTATATTACACGTTCTGCATTCCTGCAGGACATCGATCTTATTGTTTCCAATGCAAAG GTTTACAATGGAGAGGATTACAACGGTGCTCGGATTGTGAGTAGAGCTTGTCAGCTCCGTGATGTG GTGCATGGGATGATCTCACAGATGGATCCAGCATTAGTTGCATACTGTGACAAGATTGCTGCCCAAGGTGGCCCGGTTCATTTGTCTAATGAATTAAGGGGGTCTACATTCCCTGCTACTCCCGTTGTACAACTGGGAACTGCCACTAGATTGAGTGCTCGACTTCATAATGTCGAACCAGAGGTTAGTGTGGATCAGAGCTATGAAGCATTGAAGCACACTAAGAAGAGTTCTGATGTTGCACGTGGAG CAAAAGATAAGTCAGGACAAGAGCCTTTACCATCCAAGAGTCAAACCCAATCAACTGATGAGAATTTGCATGGAACGGGTACAAATGAAAGTGTTCATGGTAGCAGTCTTGAAGACGCCACGATATCAGATACTGAACTTTCAACAAGATTGCAGTCTATTAAGCAGATTTTTGTCGAGCGCAGCGACGGTTACAGCATTCCACAGCTCGAACAGCTCTACTCAAGAATCATGAAGAGGGTTTCCCAAACCAAACTTGATTGCAAGACCTCAGCTGTGAGTTTTTTATTAAACTTTGTTGAGGATGGtgcaaatttttaa